A single genomic interval of Pyruvatibacter sp. HU-CL02332 harbors:
- a CDS encoding gamma-glutamylcyclotransferase family protein, producing the protein MEDQTSLLFVYGTLREDSQHKMARLLSSAASVVGPAFVLGRLFDIGEYPGMILDGSGHHLTHGQIFKLANADETLAHLDVYEEASSEFPEPRQYVRKKVTARQENGNQIEVWVYVYNWPVEGKTLIQSGDYAQFKRQQAQQS; encoded by the coding sequence ATGGAAGATCAAACGTCCCTACTTTTTGTGTACGGCACGTTGCGTGAGGACAGTCAGCATAAAATGGCGCGGCTGCTTTCCAGCGCGGCCAGCGTGGTGGGGCCAGCCTTTGTCCTTGGTCGGCTTTTTGACATTGGTGAGTATCCCGGGATGATTCTTGATGGATCAGGCCACCACTTGACCCATGGCCAAATATTCAAGCTAGCCAACGCTGATGAAACTCTCGCTCATCTTGATGTCTATGAGGAGGCGTCAAGCGAGTTTCCGGAGCCGCGTCAGTATGTGAGAAAGAAAGTCACTGCTCGGCAGGAGAATGGAAATCAGATTGAAGTCTGGGTCTATGTCTATAACTGGCCGGTTGAAGGCAAGACATTGATCCAGTCGGGTGACTACGCCCAATTCAAGCGGCAACAAGCCCAGCAATCCTAA
- the xth gene encoding exodeoxyribonuclease III, producing MSLKIATWNINSVRLRIDSVVRLLDDHKPDVLCLQETKCPDDLFPEKAIKAAGYEYIEKSGQKGYHGVAIVARVPLEKSSVKRFCGKEDCRHIQATAKGVEIHNFYVPAGGDEPDPEINEKFAHKIQFLEEMASWFKNAKQKTTAKRVVVGDLNVAPLEHDVWSHKQLLKVVSHTPQEVELFEKVLASHKWIDVPRLFTPEEEKLFSWWSYRSKDWQASNRGRRLDHIWASPAMDGMAKSVTTFTDARSWEKPSDHAPVIAEFKL from the coding sequence TTGTCCCTGAAAATCGCCACATGGAACATCAACTCCGTCCGTCTACGGATTGATTCCGTTGTCCGCCTGCTCGACGACCACAAGCCAGACGTTTTGTGCCTGCAGGAAACCAAATGCCCCGATGACCTGTTTCCCGAAAAGGCCATCAAGGCGGCGGGATATGAGTACATCGAGAAGAGTGGCCAGAAAGGCTATCACGGCGTGGCCATCGTGGCGCGCGTGCCGTTAGAAAAGTCATCCGTCAAACGGTTCTGCGGCAAAGAAGACTGCCGCCACATTCAGGCGACCGCAAAGGGCGTTGAGATTCACAACTTCTATGTGCCCGCCGGCGGTGACGAACCAGACCCCGAGATCAACGAGAAATTTGCCCACAAGATCCAGTTTCTTGAAGAGATGGCCAGCTGGTTCAAAAACGCCAAGCAGAAGACAACCGCCAAGCGCGTTGTTGTCGGTGACCTGAACGTGGCCCCGCTTGAGCATGACGTGTGGTCGCACAAGCAGTTGCTGAAAGTGGTGAGCCACACGCCGCAGGAAGTCGAGCTGTTTGAAAAGGTGCTGGCGTCCCACAAGTGGATCGACGTGCCACGGCTCTTCACGCCTGAAGAAGAAAAACTCTTCTCGTGGTGGAGCTACCGGTCAAAGGACTGGCAGGCGTCCAATCGCGGACGACGGCTGGATCACATCTGGGCAAGCCCCGCCATGGACGGCATGGCTAAATCAGTGACCACATTCACCGACGCACGCAGCTGGGAAAAACCCTCAGACCACGCGCCGGTGATTGCGGAATTCAAGCTTTAA
- a CDS encoding enoyl-CoA hydratase/isomerase family protein — protein sequence MSDNLVKVEKRGDVAVVTFDRGGSLNAFNQALIIELTKVARSFHDDLETRAVVLTGRADAFSAGIDLKERSTRDDDASSDLELREVYYRGVKLCQAWEDMPQITVAAIEGMAVGAGVALPLALDWRVMSRDAFLYVPEVKIGINLQWGALPRLVSMVGSARAKRICILCERMSPEHALDWGLVDELADAGHAVDVATDLAQKAASMPPVATRMIKEGVNAISGALHKVSAYADADQSALSSASRDAKAASASFVKSGAS from the coding sequence ATGTCGGACAATCTGGTGAAGGTCGAAAAGCGCGGTGATGTCGCCGTGGTCACGTTTGACCGTGGTGGCAGTCTCAACGCGTTCAATCAGGCGCTGATCATCGAGCTCACCAAAGTCGCGCGCAGCTTTCATGATGATCTTGAGACCCGTGCGGTGGTTCTCACCGGGCGGGCGGATGCATTCTCTGCCGGGATTGATCTCAAGGAACGGTCGACCCGCGACGACGACGCGTCGAGCGACCTTGAACTGCGCGAGGTTTACTATCGCGGCGTGAAGCTGTGCCAGGCGTGGGAAGACATGCCTCAGATCACAGTGGCCGCCATTGAAGGCATGGCGGTCGGCGCGGGCGTGGCGTTGCCGCTGGCACTTGATTGGCGGGTCATGTCTCGCGACGCCTTCCTCTACGTTCCTGAGGTGAAAATCGGCATCAACCTGCAATGGGGTGCGCTGCCACGGCTGGTCTCCATGGTCGGGTCGGCGCGGGCCAAGCGCATCTGCATTCTGTGTGAGCGCATGTCGCCTGAGCATGCTTTGGACTGGGGGCTGGTGGATGAACTGGCTGATGCAGGCCATGCGGTCGATGTCGCTACGGATCTTGCCCAGAAGGCTGCGTCCATGCCGCCGGTTGCTACGCGCATGATCAAGGAAGGGGTCAACGCCATATCCGGCGCTCTGCACAAGGTCAGTGCCTATGCGGATGCGGACCAAAGCGCGCTGAGCAGTGCAAGCCGAGATGCCAAAGCGGCGTCAGCCAGCTTCGTCAAAAGCGGCGCGTCTTAG
- a CDS encoding PaaI family thioesterase, whose protein sequence is MASARETEDWPPNIKAIFKRKSPASAYLGLEVIDCDVDAGTVELAFEATDNLCNLWGGIHGGMVAAMMDDILAIAVGLKLEWGQISPTLEMKVSMLSVAKPGRLIGRGRVLRRGKSVVFVEGELLDAEGTLLAKGSSTCTLVTLKKREDKPADK, encoded by the coding sequence ATGGCAAGTGCCCGTGAAACAGAAGACTGGCCACCGAACATAAAAGCCATCTTCAAACGCAAATCCCCGGCAAGTGCCTATCTTGGCCTTGAGGTGATTGATTGCGATGTGGATGCGGGAACCGTCGAATTGGCGTTCGAGGCAACCGACAATCTGTGCAATCTGTGGGGCGGTATCCATGGCGGCATGGTGGCGGCCATGATGGACGATATTCTGGCGATTGCAGTCGGCCTGAAGCTTGAATGGGGACAGATTTCCCCAACGCTCGAGATGAAAGTCTCCATGTTGTCCGTCGCCAAACCCGGCCGGTTGATTGGTCGTGGCCGTGTCCTGCGGCGCGGCAAATCTGTCGTGTTTGTTGAAGGTGAGTTGCTGGATGCTGAAGGCACTTTGCTTGCCAAGGGATCGAGCACCTGCACGCTTGTGACCCTCAAGAAGCGCGAAGACAAACCTGCAGACAAATAG